Proteins encoded by one window of Arabidopsis thaliana chromosome 2, partial sequence:
- the PUX2 gene encoding plant UBX domain-containing protein 2 (plant UBX domain-containing protein 2 (PUX2); CONTAINS InterPro DOMAIN/s: PUB domain (InterPro:IPR018997), UBX (InterPro:IPR001012), PUG domain (InterPro:IPR006567); BEST Arabidopsis thaliana protein match is: ubiquitin-associated (UBA)/TS-N domain-containing protein (TAIR:AT1G04850.1); Has 563 Blast hits to 563 proteins in 115 species: Archae - 0; Bacteria - 15; Metazoa - 269; Fungi - 22; Plants - 176; Viruses - 0; Other Eukaryotes - 81 (source: NCBI BLink).), with protein sequence MDDVKDKLKGFMKKVNLSSSSGKFKGQGRVLGSSSSSSAPPVNPIQNRFNSSQAPNPTPRPKPNPNPLPEKPLSSSDQKISGSTRNPDHDPVRAPQDGFDPYGAFITSSNRSQNGYSLSMFECPICKNPFTSEEEVSVHVESCLGDTNGDESSFEKDNNDNDKSEMEKLVVVYLSGKPSESSIDVLLRLFKNIVKEPENAKFRKVRMSNAKIKEAIGDVAGGVELLELVGFELKEENDEIWAVMDVPSEEQSILINKVVGYLEKRKTESSGSSAQVMEPVAPKKIDREIRVFFSVSENVASRIEVPDSFYSLSADEIKREADLRRKKIAESQLLIPRSYKEKQAKAARKRYKRSMIRVQFPDGVVLQGVFAPWEPTFALYEFVSSALKEPSLQFELLDPVLVKRRVIPHTPAPGQKPITLEDEELVPSALIRFRPIETDSLVFTGLRNELLEISEPLS encoded by the exons atggatgaCGTTAAAGATAAGCTAAAGGGATTCATGAAAAAAgtcaatctctcttcttcttccggcAAATTCAAAGGCCAAGGTCGGGTTCtcggatcttcttcttcttcctctgcacCACCCGTTAACCCGATTCAGAACCGGTTTAACTCTTCCCAAGCTCCCAATCCGACTCCTAGACCCAAACCCAATCCAAATCCGTTGCCTGAGAAACCCTTATCCTCCTCCGATCAGAAGATTAGTGGGTCAACGAGAAACCCGGATCATGACCCGGTTCGTGCTCCACAAGATGGGTTTGACCCGTACGGTGCTTTCATAACGTCTTCGAACAGATCTCAGAACGGATATTCTCTGAGCATGTTCGAGTGTCCGATTTGTAAAAATCCATTCACGTCAGAGGAAGAAGTCTCTGTTCATGTCGAGAGCTGTCTTGGGGACACTAATGGAGACGAATCTTCATTTGAGAAGGATAATAATGATAACGATAAATCCGAAATGGAGAAACTTGTGGTTGTGTATCTCTCTGGGAAGCCAAGTGAGAGCTCTATTGATGTTTTGCTTAGGTTGTTTAAGAACATAGTGAAAGAACCTGAGAATGCTAAGTTTAGAAAAGTTAGAATGAGTAATGCTAAGATTAAAGAAGCTATTGGTGATGTTGCTGGAGGTGTCGAGCTTCTTGAGTTggttggttttgaattgaaagAGGAAAATGATGAGATTTGGGCTGTTATGGATGTTCCTAGTGAAGAACAATCTATATTGATCAATAAAGTTGTCGGATATctagaaaagagaaagacagagagTTCAGGATCTTCAGCTCAGGTTATGGAACCTGTGGCTCCAAAGAAGATTGATAGAGAG ATTCGTGTCTTTTTCTCGGTTTCTGAAAACGTAGCATCGAGAATAGAGGTACCTGATTCGTTCTATAGTCTCTCGGCGGatgaaataaagagagaagcgGATTTACGGAGGAAAAAGATTGCGGAGTCACAGCTTTTGATTCCAAGATCTTATAAGGAGAAACAAGCGAAAGCAGCTAGAAAGAGATACAAAAGAAGTATGATAAGAGTGCAGTTTCCTGACGGAGTTGTGCTTCAAGGTGTGTTTGCTCCATGGGAACCTACTTTTGCTCTCTATGAG tTTGTGAGCTCTGCTTTGAAAGAACCAAGTTTGCAGTTTGAGCTTCTGGATCCTGTGCTGGTTAAACGGCGTGTGATTCCACATACTCCAGCCCCGGGACAGAAACCGATAACGTTAGAGGACGAAGAGCTTGTTCCGTCAGCGCTCATCAGGTTCAGACCGATCGAAACAGACTCTCTCGTCTTTACAGGACTCCGCAATGAACTCCTGGAGATCAGTGAACCACTCTCGTGA
- the PUX2 gene encoding plant UBX domain-containing protein 2 — protein MDDVKDKLKGFMKKVNLSSSSGKFKGQGRVLGSSSSSSAPPVNPIQNRFNSSQAPNPTPRPKPNPNPLPEKPLSSSDQKISGSTRNPDHDPVRAPQDGFDPYGAFITSSNRSQNGYSLSMFECPICKNPFTSEEEVSVHVESCLGDTNGDESSFEKDNNDNDKSEMEKLVVVYLSGKPSESSIDVLLRLFKNIVKEPENAKFRKVRMSNAKIKEAIGDVAGGVELLELVGFELKEENDEIWAVMDVPSEEQSILINKVVGYLEKRKTESSGSSAQVMEPVAPKKIDREIRVFFSVSENVASRIEVPDSFYSLSADEIKREADLRRKKIAESQLLIPRSYKEKQAKAARKRYKRSMIRVQFPDGVVLQGVFAPWEPTFALYEVNI, from the exons atggatgaCGTTAAAGATAAGCTAAAGGGATTCATGAAAAAAgtcaatctctcttcttcttccggcAAATTCAAAGGCCAAGGTCGGGTTCtcggatcttcttcttcttcctctgcacCACCCGTTAACCCGATTCAGAACCGGTTTAACTCTTCCCAAGCTCCCAATCCGACTCCTAGACCCAAACCCAATCCAAATCCGTTGCCTGAGAAACCCTTATCCTCCTCCGATCAGAAGATTAGTGGGTCAACGAGAAACCCGGATCATGACCCGGTTCGTGCTCCACAAGATGGGTTTGACCCGTACGGTGCTTTCATAACGTCTTCGAACAGATCTCAGAACGGATATTCTCTGAGCATGTTCGAGTGTCCGATTTGTAAAAATCCATTCACGTCAGAGGAAGAAGTCTCTGTTCATGTCGAGAGCTGTCTTGGGGACACTAATGGAGACGAATCTTCATTTGAGAAGGATAATAATGATAACGATAAATCCGAAATGGAGAAACTTGTGGTTGTGTATCTCTCTGGGAAGCCAAGTGAGAGCTCTATTGATGTTTTGCTTAGGTTGTTTAAGAACATAGTGAAAGAACCTGAGAATGCTAAGTTTAGAAAAGTTAGAATGAGTAATGCTAAGATTAAAGAAGCTATTGGTGATGTTGCTGGAGGTGTCGAGCTTCTTGAGTTggttggttttgaattgaaagAGGAAAATGATGAGATTTGGGCTGTTATGGATGTTCCTAGTGAAGAACAATCTATATTGATCAATAAAGTTGTCGGATATctagaaaagagaaagacagagagTTCAGGATCTTCAGCTCAGGTTATGGAACCTGTGGCTCCAAAGAAGATTGATAGAGAG ATTCGTGTCTTTTTCTCGGTTTCTGAAAACGTAGCATCGAGAATAGAGGTACCTGATTCGTTCTATAGTCTCTCGGCGGatgaaataaagagagaagcgGATTTACGGAGGAAAAAGATTGCGGAGTCACAGCTTTTGATTCCAAGATCTTATAAGGAGAAACAAGCGAAAGCAGCTAGAAAGAGATACAAAAGAAGTATGATAAGAGTGCAGTTTCCTGACGGAGTTGTGCTTCAAGGTGTGTTTGCTCCATGGGAACCTACTTTTGCTCTCTATGAGGTTAACATCTGA
- the PDLP6 gene encoding plasmodesmata-located protein 6 (plasmodesmata-located protein 6 (PDLP6); CONTAINS InterPro DOMAIN/s: Protein of unknown function DUF26 (InterPro:IPR002902); BEST Arabidopsis thaliana protein match is: plasmodesmata-located protein 7 (TAIR:AT5G37660.2); Has 1458 Blast hits to 1310 proteins in 27 species: Archae - 0; Bacteria - 0; Metazoa - 0; Fungi - 0; Plants - 1458; Viruses - 0; Other Eukaryotes - 0 (source: NCBI BLink).) produces the protein MFATKTVLFIAVVSLLGTFSSAAVDTFIYGGCSQEKYFPGSPYESNVNSLLTSFVSSASLYTYNNFTTNGISGDSSSVYGLYQCRGDLSSGSGDCARCVARAVSRLGSLCAMASGGALQLEGCFVKYDNTTFLGVEDKTVVVRRCGPPVGYNSDEMTRRDSVVGSLAASSGGSYRVGVSGELQGVAQCTGDLSATECQDCLMEAIGRLRTDCGGAAWGDVYLAKCYARYSARGGHSRANGYGGNRNNNDDDEIEKTLAIIVGLIAGVTLLVVFLSFMAKSCERGKGGK, from the exons ATGTTCGCTACAAAAACAGTTCTCTTTATCGCCGTCGTGTCACTTCTCGGAACGTTTTCATCCGCCGCTGTCGATACTTTTATCTACGGTGGTTGCTCACAAGAAAAGTACTTTCCGGGATCGCCTTACGAGTCAAACGTTAACTCTCTACTCACCTCGTTCGTTAGCTCAGCTTCTCTCTACACATACAACAACTTCACCACCAACGGAATCTCCGGCGACAGTTCCTCCGTCTACGGTTTGTACCAGTGTCGCGGTGATCTCTCCTCCGGCTCGGGAGATTGTGCAAGATGCGTCGCGCGAGCAGTAAGCCGTCTAGGGAGTCTCTGCGCCATGGCAAGCGGTGGCGCGTTGCAGCTCGAAGGCTGTTTCGTTAAATACGACAACACGACGTTCCTCGGTGTTGAGGATAAGACGGTGGTGGTTCGACGTTGTGGACCACCGGTTGGTTATAACTCGGACGAGATGACTCGTAGAGACTCGGTGGTGGGTTCTTTAGCGGCGAGTAGCGGTGGTTCATACAGAGTAGGAGTGTCGGGGGAACTGCAAGGTGTGGCGCAGTGCACCGGAGATCTTAGTGCGACTGAGTGTCAAGACTGTTTGATGGAAGCGATCGGACGGCTGAGAACGGATTGCGGAGGAGCTGCTTGGGGTGACGTGTACTTAGCAAAGTGCTACGCGCGTTACTCTGCGCGTGGAGGTCACTCTAGAGCCAACGGCTATG GTGGGAATCGTAATAACAATGATGACGATGAGATAGAGAAAACACTTGCAATCATAGTTGGCTTAATTGCTGGAGTTACGTTACTCGTcgtatttctctcttttatggCAAAATCGTGCGAGAGAGGTAAAG GTGGGAAGTAA
- the PDLP6 gene encoding plasmodesmata-located protein 6: protein MFATKTVLFIAVVSLLGTFSSAAVDTFIYGGCSQEKYFPGSPYESNVNSLLTSFVSSASLYTYNNFTTNGISGDSSSVYGLYQCRGDLSSGSGDCARCVARAVSRLGSLCAMASGGALQLEGCFVKYDNTTFLGVEDKTVVVRRCGPPVGYNSDEMTRRDSVVGSLAASSGGSYRVGVSGELQGVAQCTGDLSATECQDCLMEAIGRLRTDCGGAAWGDVYLAKCYARYSARGGHSRANGYGGNRNNNDDDEIEKTLAIIVGLIAGVTLLVVFLSFMAKSCERGKGK, encoded by the exons ATGTTCGCTACAAAAACAGTTCTCTTTATCGCCGTCGTGTCACTTCTCGGAACGTTTTCATCCGCCGCTGTCGATACTTTTATCTACGGTGGTTGCTCACAAGAAAAGTACTTTCCGGGATCGCCTTACGAGTCAAACGTTAACTCTCTACTCACCTCGTTCGTTAGCTCAGCTTCTCTCTACACATACAACAACTTCACCACCAACGGAATCTCCGGCGACAGTTCCTCCGTCTACGGTTTGTACCAGTGTCGCGGTGATCTCTCCTCCGGCTCGGGAGATTGTGCAAGATGCGTCGCGCGAGCAGTAAGCCGTCTAGGGAGTCTCTGCGCCATGGCAAGCGGTGGCGCGTTGCAGCTCGAAGGCTGTTTCGTTAAATACGACAACACGACGTTCCTCGGTGTTGAGGATAAGACGGTGGTGGTTCGACGTTGTGGACCACCGGTTGGTTATAACTCGGACGAGATGACTCGTAGAGACTCGGTGGTGGGTTCTTTAGCGGCGAGTAGCGGTGGTTCATACAGAGTAGGAGTGTCGGGGGAACTGCAAGGTGTGGCGCAGTGCACCGGAGATCTTAGTGCGACTGAGTGTCAAGACTGTTTGATGGAAGCGATCGGACGGCTGAGAACGGATTGCGGAGGAGCTGCTTGGGGTGACGTGTACTTAGCAAAGTGCTACGCGCGTTACTCTGCGCGTGGAGGTCACTCTAGAGCCAACGGCTATG GTGGGAATCGTAATAACAATGATGACGATGAGATAGAGAAAACACTTGCAATCATAGTTGGCTTAATTGCTGGAGTTACGTTACTCGTcgtatttctctcttttatggCAAAATCGTGCGAGAGAGGTAAAGGTAAATGA
- the PDLP6 gene encoding plasmodesmata-located protein 6 (plasmodesmata-located protein 6 (PDLP6); CONTAINS InterPro DOMAIN/s: Protein of unknown function DUF26 (InterPro:IPR002902); BEST Arabidopsis thaliana protein match is: plasmodesmata-located protein 7 (TAIR:AT5G37660.2); Has 35333 Blast hits to 34131 proteins in 2444 species: Archae - 798; Bacteria - 22429; Metazoa - 974; Fungi - 991; Plants - 531; Viruses - 0; Other Eukaryotes - 9610 (source: NCBI BLink).): MFATKTVLFIAVVSLLGTFSSAAVDTFIYGGCSQEKYFPGSPYESNVNSLLTSFVSSASLYTYNNFTTNGISGDSSSVYGLYQCRGDLSSGSGDCARCVARAVSRLGSLCAMASGGALQLEGCFVKYDNTTFLGVEDKTVVVRRCGPPVGYNSDEMTRRDSVVGSLAASSGGSYRVGVSGELQGVAQCTGDLSATECQDCLMEAIGRLRTDCGGAAWGDVYLAKCYARYSARGGHSRANGYGNVFFAPLLFISFIKIFI; this comes from the coding sequence ATGTTCGCTACAAAAACAGTTCTCTTTATCGCCGTCGTGTCACTTCTCGGAACGTTTTCATCCGCCGCTGTCGATACTTTTATCTACGGTGGTTGCTCACAAGAAAAGTACTTTCCGGGATCGCCTTACGAGTCAAACGTTAACTCTCTACTCACCTCGTTCGTTAGCTCAGCTTCTCTCTACACATACAACAACTTCACCACCAACGGAATCTCCGGCGACAGTTCCTCCGTCTACGGTTTGTACCAGTGTCGCGGTGATCTCTCCTCCGGCTCGGGAGATTGTGCAAGATGCGTCGCGCGAGCAGTAAGCCGTCTAGGGAGTCTCTGCGCCATGGCAAGCGGTGGCGCGTTGCAGCTCGAAGGCTGTTTCGTTAAATACGACAACACGACGTTCCTCGGTGTTGAGGATAAGACGGTGGTGGTTCGACGTTGTGGACCACCGGTTGGTTATAACTCGGACGAGATGACTCGTAGAGACTCGGTGGTGGGTTCTTTAGCGGCGAGTAGCGGTGGTTCATACAGAGTAGGAGTGTCGGGGGAACTGCAAGGTGTGGCGCAGTGCACCGGAGATCTTAGTGCGACTGAGTGTCAAGACTGTTTGATGGAAGCGATCGGACGGCTGAGAACGGATTGCGGAGGAGCTGCTTGGGGTGACGTGTACTTAGCAAAGTGCTACGCGCGTTACTCTGCGCGTGGAGGTCACTCTAGAGCCAACGGCTATGGTAATGTCTTCTTTGCTCCGttgctttttatttcttttataaagatttttatttga
- a CDS encoding uncharacterized protein (unknown protein; Has 30201 Blast hits to 17322 proteins in 780 species: Archae - 12; Bacteria - 1396; Metazoa - 17338; Fungi - 3422; Plants - 5037; Viruses - 0; Other Eukaryotes - 2996 (source: NCBI BLink).), translating into MYFGMEATVESINDSGPSHRGRGHDSPPANGIV; encoded by the coding sequence ATGTATTTTGGAATGGAGGCGACAGTAGAATCCATAAACGATAGTGGGCCAAGTCATAGAGGAAGAGGCCACGACAGCCCACCAGCGAATGGCATCGTTTAA
- the NUDT17 gene encoding nudix hydrolase homolog 17 (nudix hydrolase homolog 17 (NUDT17); FUNCTIONS IN: hydrolase activity; INVOLVED IN: biological_process unknown; EXPRESSED IN: 23 plant structures; EXPRESSED DURING: 15 growth stages; CONTAINS InterPro DOMAIN/s: NUDIX hydrolase domain-like (InterPro:IPR015797), NUDIX hydrolase domain (InterPro:IPR000086); BEST Arabidopsis thaliana protein match is: nudix hydrolase homolog 18 (TAIR:AT1G14860.1); Has 1036 Blast hits to 1035 proteins in 308 species: Archae - 0; Bacteria - 361; Metazoa - 217; Fungi - 119; Plants - 237; Viruses - 0; Other Eukaryotes - 102 (source: NCBI BLink).) gives MGVEKMVCLASRTGRQFQRYNKGRRQVVGCVPYRFKLSNDGKISDEVEVLVISSQKGHALMFPKGGWELDESVEEAASRECLEEAGVLGNVEHQLGKWDFLSKSRGTYYEGLMFPMLVTEQLELWPEQHVRQRIWMNVTEAREACRDWWMKEALDVLVERLSSPMNQPKEEKTMSISIETMC, from the exons ATGGGTGTTGAGAAAATGGTGTGTTTAGCTTCTCGTACGGGTCGTCAGTTTCAGAGATACAACAAAGGTCGTCGTCAAGTCGTTGG ATGTGTTCCTTACAGATTCAAGCTATCTAATGATGGTAAAATAAGTGATGAAGTAGAAGTTCTTGTTATCTCTTCCCAAAAAGGCCACGCCTTAATGTTCCCCAAG GGTGGTTGGGAGCTTGATGAATCTGTAGAAGAAGCTGCATCAAGAGAATGTCTTGAAGAAGCTGGAGTTCTTGGCAACGTTGAG CACCAACTTGGAAAATGGGATTTTTTAAGCAAAAGCAGAGGAACATACTATGAAGGACTAATGTTCCCTATGCTTGTTACAGAACAACTTGAGCTTTGGCCTGAACAACATGTTAGGCAAAGAATCTGG ATGAATGTAACCGAAGCAAGAGAAGCTTGTAGAGATTGGTGGATGAAAGAAGCATTAGATGTTTTGGTTGAGAGACTTTCATCACCAATGAATCAACCAAAGGAAGAGAAGACTATGTCAATCTCTATTGAAACAAtgtgttga
- a CDS encoding Ankyrin repeat family protein (Ankyrin repeat family protein; INVOLVED IN: biological_process unknown; LOCATED IN: plasma membrane; EXPRESSED IN: 22 plant structures; EXPRESSED DURING: 13 growth stages; CONTAINS InterPro DOMAIN/s: Ankyrin repeat-containing domain (InterPro:IPR020683), Ankyrin repeat (InterPro:IPR002110); BEST Arabidopsis thaliana protein match is: Ankyrin repeat family protein (TAIR:AT2G31820.1); Has 36872 Blast hits to 17947 proteins in 711 species: Archae - 48; Bacteria - 2509; Metazoa - 18623; Fungi - 3211; Plants - 2983; Viruses - 164; Other Eukaryotes - 9334 (source: NCBI BLink).), producing the protein MEMKQMKFLTHQAFFSSVRSGDLSQLQQLVDNLTGDELIDESSPCSAVAELMSVQNDAGETAVYISAAENLEDIFRYLIRFSSLETVKIRSKSDMNAFHVAAKRGHLGIVKELLRLWPELCRICDASNTSPLYAAAVQDHLEIVNAMLDVDPSCAMIVRKNGKTSLHTAGRYGLLRIVKALIEKDAAIVGVKDKKGQTALHMAVKGRSLEVVEEILQADYTILNERDRKGNTALHIATRKARPQITSLLLTFTAIEVNAINNQKETAMDLADKLQYSESALEINEALVEAGAKHGRFIGREDEARALKRAVSDIKHEVQSQLLQNEKTNRRVSGIAKELRKLHREAVQNTTNSITVVAVLFASIAFLAIFNLPGQYFTEGSHVGQANIAGRTGFRVFCLLNATSLFISLAVVVVQITLVAWDTRAQKKVVSVVNKLMWAACACTFGAFLAIAFAVVGKGNSWMAITITLLGAPILVGTLASMCYFVFRQRFRSGNDSQRRIRRGSSKSFSWSYSHHVSDFEDESDFEKIIAL; encoded by the exons atggagatgaagcAGATGAAGTTTCTTACTCACCAAGCtttcttttcctctgttcGATCAGGAGATCTTAGTCAACTTCAACAGTTAGTTGACAATTTAACCGGAGATGAGCTAATCGATGAGTCATCGCCGTGTTCTGCTGTGGCTGAGCTTATGTCTGTGCAAAACGACGCCGGAGAGACCGCCGTCTATATCTCCGCCGCAGAGAATCTTGAAGACATTTTTCGTTACTTGATTAGGTTTTCTAGTTTGGAAACAGTTAAGATCAGATCCAAATCCGACATGAACGCTTTTCATGTCGCTGCCAAGCGAGGTCACTTGG GAATTGTGAAGGAGTTACTGAGACTATGGCCAGAGCTTTGCAGAATCTGCGACGCTTCCAACACGAGTCCGCTTTACGCAGCTGCGGTTCAAGATCACTTAGAAATAGTAAATGCAATGCTTGATGTTGATCCTAGCTGTGCAATGATTGTGAGAAAGAACGGGAAAACATCTTTGCACACTGCGGGAAGGTACGGGCTTCTTCGGATAGTGAAAGCTCTCATAGAGAAAGACGCAGCGATTGTTGGTGTTAAAGATAAGAAAGGTCAGACTGCTCTTCACATGGCTGTTAAAGGACGAAGTTTGGAAGTAGTCGAAGAGATTTTGCAGGCTGATTACACAATATTGAATGAGAGAGATCGAAAAGGGAACACTGCTTTGCATATTGCTACTCGAAAGGCGCGGCCACAG atAACGAGCTTATTGCTGACCTTTACGGCGATTGAAGTGAATGCGATTAACAACCAGAAAGAAACTGCTATGGATTTGGCGGATAAGCTGCAATATAGCGAATCTGCTTTGGAGATCAATGAGGCTTTGGTAGAAGCTGGGGCTAAGCATGGGAGGTTCATTGGTCGAGAAGATGAGGCGAGAGCATTGAAGCGAGCAGTGAGTGATATCAAACACGAGGTGCAATCGCAGCTTTTGCAGAATGAGAAAACCAACCGTCGTGTCTCTGGGATCGCGAAAGAGCTGAGGAAACTCCACAGAGAAGCGGTTCAGAACACGACTAACTCCATAACGGTAGTGGCGGTTCTGTTTGCTTCCATAGCGTTCTTGGCCATATTCAACTTGCCGGGTCAGTATTTCACGGAGGGGTCGCATGTGGGACAAGCCAATATTGCAGGGAGAACCGGATTCCGCGTGTTCTGTCTTTTAAACGCGACATCTCTGTTTATATCGTTAGCGGTTGTGGTAGTTCAAATAACTTTGGTGGCGTGGGACACACGGGCGCAGAAGAAAGTTGTGTCTGTAGTGAATAAGCTAATGTGGGCAGCTTGTGCTTGCACATTCGGAGCATTTTTGGCGATTGCATTTGCGGTTGTTGGAAAGGGGAACTCGTGGATGGCGATTACCATAACGTTGCTTGGAGCACCGATCTTGGTAGGGACATTGGCAAGTATGTGTTATTTCGTGTTTCGGCAGCGGTTTAGGAGCGGCAACGATTCACAGAGAAGGATTAGGAGAGGGAGTAGTAAGTCGTTTTCATGGTCTTACTCTCATCATGTATCCGATTTTGAAGATGAATCAGATTTCGAGAAGATTATTGCTCTTTGA